In a genomic window of Nostoc sp. UHCC 0870:
- a CDS encoding peptidylprolyl isomerase produces the protein MSKLIQLSIADIIYHLKLSCQIPTILEAIATSRIITEVAVSAGIEISIEELQQAADSMRLTHQLFKAEDTWNWLNKYYLSLDDFEDMAKTNLLSAKLAGHLFADKVEPFFYAHQIDYTGAVTYEVILDDEDLALELFYALKEGEISFQEIARQYIQTPEIRRAGGYQGIRYRRDFRPEIAAAVFAATPPQIIKPIVTPKGVHIIAVEEIINPELDEERRMQIAKDLFTLWLEEQISGVEIVADLSRQDNS, from the coding sequence ATGTCAAAACTTATACAACTATCGATTGCAGACATTATTTATCATCTAAAATTATCTTGTCAAATCCCCACAATTTTAGAAGCGATCGCCACCTCCAGAATTATTACTGAAGTTGCCGTCTCAGCAGGCATTGAAATCAGTATAGAAGAACTCCAACAAGCCGCAGATAGTATGCGCTTAACTCATCAGTTGTTCAAGGCAGAAGATACTTGGAACTGGTTAAACAAGTATTATCTTTCTTTAGATGACTTTGAAGACATGGCTAAAACCAACTTATTATCCGCTAAGTTAGCTGGTCATTTATTTGCAGATAAAGTTGAACCATTCTTTTATGCCCATCAAATTGATTACACCGGGGCTGTTACTTATGAAGTTATTTTAGATGATGAAGACTTAGCTTTAGAGCTATTTTACGCCTTAAAAGAAGGTGAAATCAGCTTCCAAGAAATTGCCCGTCAATACATTCAAACCCCAGAAATTAGAAGGGCTGGGGGCTATCAAGGTATTCGCTATCGGCGAGACTTTAGACCAGAAATTGCAGCTGCGGTTTTTGCTGCTACTCCTCCCCAAATTATTAAACCCATAGTCACCCCCAAAGGAGTGCATATCATCGCCGTCGAGGAAATCATTAACCCCGAATTAGATGAGGAACGACGGATGCAAATTGCTAAAGATTTATTTACACTTTGGTTAGAGGAACAAATCAGTGGTGTAGAAATTGTAGCTGATTTGAGCCGCCAAGATAATTCGTAA